The Streptomyces taklimakanensis nucleotide sequence GTCCTCCCGGAAGGCCCGGGGGAAGCGCTCGTCGAAGCCGTCGACGGCCTTGAGCGCCTCGGTGCGGTAGGCCATGTCGGCCGTCGCCCACTGGGCACGGGCCAGCCCGGCGGTGTTGCGCTCCCAGTCGGTGGGCCGCCGCCCGGTGGACAGCGGTACGTCCAGCACGCCCTGCACCCCGGCGACGGTGGGGTCCGCCTCGGCCAGGTCACGGGCCAGGGACTCGCGCCAGCGGGCGCCGACCCGCACGTCGTCGTCGAGGAAGGCCACCCAGGGCGCGGTGACCAGGCGCCATCCGACGTTGCGGGCGCCGGCCGGGCCGAGCCCGCCGGTCTGCACCACCGTGGCGCGCTCCCGCAGCGGCCCCAACTCCTCCAGCGGCAGCCCCTCGCGGAGCGGCTCCGGCTGGGGCCGGTCGTCGACGATCACGATCTCGCGTGGCTCGGGCCCGATCGAGGAGCCCAGTGTCGCCAGACAGTCGGCCAGGCAGGGACGGCCGACGGTGGGTATGACCACCGAGTAGTCGGTGGCGGTCGTGTGCGGGGCACTCATGCGAACGCCTTCCCGCGGCGGACCGCGAACGGGCCGATGGCCAGCAGGTCCACGGGCGAGGAACCGAAGCACTCCAACGCGTCGCGCGGGGAGTCCACCATCGGGCGCCCGGCGGTGTTGAGGCTGGTGTTGACCACCACCGGCAGCCCGGTGCGGCGCTCGAAGGCGTCCAGCATCCGCGCCACCAGCGGCTCGGAGCCGGGATCGACGGTCTGGATGCGGGCCGTGCCGTCGACGTGCACCACGGCCGGGATGCGGTCCCGCCACTCGCGGGCCACGTCGTGCACGAACAGCATGTACGGGCTGGGCACCGGCCCGTCGAAGATCTCCGCCGCGCGGCGTTCGGCGACCATGGGGGCCACCGGCCGGAACTCCTCGCGCCCCTTGACCCGGTTGAGCCGGTCCAGGTTCTCCGCCCGGCCCGGGTGGGCCAGCAGCGAGCGGTGGCCCAGCGCCCGCGGCCCGTACTCGCTGCGGCCCTGGAACCAGGCCACGATGCCGTCGGCGGCCAGCGCCTCGGCGACCTCCTCGGCGATGTCGGCCGGCCGCTCGTAGGGGACGGCCGCGTCCTTCAGGAGAGCCTCGATCTCCTCGTCCGACCAGCCCCGACCCAGGTCGGCGCCGGGCATCGGCCGCGGCGACTCGTCGTGTGCGGCGGCCAGGTGCAGGGCCGCGCCCAGCGCGGTGCCCGCGTCGCCGGCCGCCGGCTGCACCCACACCCGCTCGTAGGGGCCCTCGGCGGCGATCCGGGAGTTGGCCACGCAGTTGAGCGCCACGCCGCCGGCCATGGTCAGCTCCCGACCACCGGCCTCGGCGTGCAGCCAACGGGTGAGGTCCAGCAGGGTCTCCTCCAGGACGGCCTGGGCGCTGGCGGCCAGGTCGGCGTGGTCCTGGGTCCAGTCGGTGCCCGGCCGTCGGGCCGGAGCCAGCGCCGCCCACTCCACGCCGTGGGCGGCGAAGCCGCCCTTCCCGTCGCTGTGCACCCACTGCCGCAGCTCGGGGAGGAAGCGCGGCTTGCCGTAGGAGGCGAGCGCCATCACCTTGTACTCGTCGCTGGAGCGCAGGAAGCCCAGGTGTTCGGTCAGCTCCTCGTAGACCAGTCCGAGGGAGTGCGGCAGCCGCTGCGCGGCCAGCACCTCCAGTTGGTCGCCGTGGTAGCGGCCGGACAGGTGCGAGGCGGACTCGCCGCGCCCGTCGAGGACCAGCACGGCGGTGTCGCGGTGCGGCCCGGCGATCCCGGCGGAGGCGGCGTGCGCCATGTGGTGGGGGACGAAGCGGACGATCGACGGGTCCAGCCCCGGCAGCGCCTCGGCCAGGAAGGAGGGGGCCCGGCGGGCGTACTCCTGGCGCAGGTGGTCCCACGGGTCGTTCAGCCCCAGGGAGTCGGCCGGGGCCGCCAGGTCGGGGTCGAAGGAGTAGGCGACGGCGTCCAGATCGGCGGGGGTGAGGCCGGCTTGTTTCAGACACCAGGCCGCTGACAGCTCGGGCATCTCCCACGCGGAGAAGGGCACCGGTCGCTTGCCGTGCTTGCGCCTGCTGAACCGCTCCTCCTCGGCCGCCGCGACCGTGCGGCCGTCGATCACGAGCGCCGCCGCCGGGTCGTGAAAGACGGCGTTGATGCCCAGGATGCGCATGAAGGGTGCCTCCGTCGTGTTGTCCCGATGGCAGGGGAGATGCCGTGGCCTCCGTAGTTGCCCACCGCAGTGGAACCAAACTCACTTGGTCGACTCTTTAAGGGGGAAGTGACTCCCGAGAGTGACGGAGCGGGCCCCGGCACGCGGCCGTTTTCGGCCATGTGCCGGGGCCCGACGGGGGTACCCGGAATCCACGGGATCCACCGGATCCACGCGGCGGGGGCGCTCAGGCGGCGACGCGACGAGCGAACCACTCGATGGTCCGCTCCAGCCCCTCCTGCCAGCCCACGCGCGGCTCCCAGCCCAGCTTCTCCCTGGCCAGGGTGGTGTCCGGGCAGCGGCGGGCGGGGTCGTCGCCGGGGCGCTCGACGAAGGTGATCGGCGACGCGGAGCCGGTGAGCTTGACGATCCGGCGGGCGATGTCGAGAACCGTGGTCTCCTCCTCGCCCCCGATGTTGACCGGGCCCGTGAGACCGCTCTCGGCGAGCGCCACGATGCCCGCCACGGTGTCGTCGACGTAGCACAGCGAGCGGGTCTGGCCGCCGTCCCCGGCCACCGTCAGCGGTTCGCCCGCCAGGGCCTGCCGCACGAAGGTGGGCACCGCCCGTCCGTCCCCCGCGCGCATCCGGGGTCCGTAGGAGTTGAAGATCCGCACGATCGCGGTGTCGGTGTCGTGCACCTGCCGGTGCGCCGTGACCAGCGCCTCCGCGTACCGCTTGGCCTCGTCGTAGACGCTGCGCGGGCCAACGGGGTTGACGTGCCCCCAGTAGTCCTCGCGCTGCGGATGGACCTGTGGGTCGCCGTACACCTCGGAGGTGGAGGCCAGCACCATCCGGGCACCGTCGCGGGCCGCCAGCTCCAGGGCGTTGCGCGTGCCGCTGCTGCCGGTCTCCAGGGTCTCCAGCGGCATCCGCAGGTAGTCGGCCGGGGAGGCGGGACAGGCCAGGTGGAACACCAGGTCGAACGGGCCGCCGGACAGGTCGGCCAGGGCGTTCGGAGCGCACACGTCCCGTCGCACGAAGGCGAAGTCCGGCCGGCCGAGCAGATGCGCGACATTGCTCTCGGTGCCCGAGAGCAGGTTGTCCACGGCCACCACCTCGCAGCCGTCCGTCAGCAGCCGTTCGCACAGGTGCGAGCCCACGAACCCGGCGCCGCCGGTCACCACGGCCCGCCGCCGGTCACGTTCACCCGTCATCAGCAACCTCTTCCCTTTGGTTCCCTCTTGTTGGTGTAAGGGAGCGGTCCGCTGCGTACCCGAAGGTCATGAGCGAATCGCACCCGGATCCGGATCCCCGTCGAACTCCCGGCCTCGAAGGCGGCGACGGCGGCAGTTCAGTACCGCCGGGCGAGACACCGCCCGGCGAGAGCAGCACCCCCGCGGGGGCTCCCGACCAGAACGCCAACACGCCGAGCGGCTGGGGGCCGGCCCCGATGATCGCGCTGCTGGTCCTGGTCGTTCTCATCGCTGCGTTCTTCCTCGCCTACGCAGTGGCACTGTGAGGCCGAGTCCCCGCATGACAGAACGGAAAACACCCACGGCCCCCACGGCCCCCACGACACCGACGACACCGCGGACGGACGCCCCCGCTCCGGCCGCCGGCTCCCCGGGCGGTCCCACCGCGCCCCGGGCCCTGCTCACCGGCTGGTTCAGCTTCCTGCACGGTGAGGCGACCGCCGGTGACGTACTGGCGCTGCACCGTCTCCAGGAGATACTGGAGGACTCCGGCATCCCCCACGAGACCGCCTGGAGCCCCGGGTTCCGGCCGGGGGAGCTCAGTCTGGAGGACGCCGACCCGGCGCGGTACACCCATGTGGTCTTCGTCTGCGGTCCCCTGCACGGCCCCCAGGTGGCGGCCCTGCACGAGCGCTACGCCCACTGCGTGCGCGTCGCGGTCGGCGTGTCCGTCATCGATCCCGACGAGCCGGCCGTGCGGGGCTTCCACCGCGTGCTGCCGCGCGACGCGGACGGCGCGCGCCCGACCGCCGACCTGGCCGCCGCCGCCCCGCCGCTGTCCGCCACCCCGGTGGCCGGGGTGGTGCTCACCCACGGGCAGGGCGAGTACGGCGGCCGTCGCCGTCACGGGGAGGTCGCCGAACGGGTGACCGGCTGGTTGGCCGGCCTGGACTGCGCCCGGGTGGAGCTCGACACCCGGCTGGCCCGTGACGACTGGCGGCTGTGCGCCACCCCGGACCAGCTCCAGTCCGTCCTGGCCCGGCTCGACGTGGTGGTCACCGATCGGCTGCACGGCCTGGTGCTGGCCCTGCGCGCCGGGGTTCCGGCCCTGGCCGTCGACCCGGTGGCCGGCGGTGCGAAGGTGACCGCTCAGGCCCGCGTCCACCGGTGGCCCGCCCTGGTGCCCGCCGAACGGCTGACGGAGCGGGAACTGGGCCGCTGGTGGCGGTGGTGCCTGGTCTCCGGCCGGGCGGCGGCGCGGCGCAGGAGGCACGCTTTCCGGCACGCCCCCGGATGGGAGCAGAGCGGGGCGTTGGTGGAGATCCTGCGGACGATGCCCACCGGCGCGCGAACGGGGCCGGCTCCGACGGAGGCGTGACCCGAGGGAGGCGTGACCCGAGAGAGACGCCCCGAACCCGAAGGGGCGCGCGTCGGTGGGCGATGCGGCGCGGGAGCGACGGGCGCGGGCGGGGCGGCTTTGGGAACGGTCGGACGCACGGGCCGGGAACCGCCCCCCTCCCGCGCCCGTCTCAGGGCCGCCTGCCCACGCCCGTGGCGATCTCGTGGGCCCGCCCGCCGTCGGTGGTGGCCGCCAGCGGCGGGGTCGGCCCGCCCGCCACCTCGCGCAGTCCGCGCAGCAGCTCCCGCAGGGCCTCGGCCGACGAGTGGCGCGGGGTCCAGCCCAGCTCCCGCTCCGCCCGACCCCGGTCCATCAGCGGCAGCCGCAGGAACGCGTCCAACAGCTCCGGCGGCGCGGGCACCAGGCGCAGCCGCCACGCGGCGCCCGCCGCCGCCCGCACCGGCCCCGGCGGGAGTCGCACCACCCGGGCGCCCAGCACGTCGGCCAGCACGGAGGCGTCCACCACCGGGTCCGCGGTGAGGTTGAAGGCGCCGCGCACCGGACGGAGCACCGCCAGCCGGTAGGCCTCGGCCGCGTCCTCGGTGTGCAGCGCCTGGAAGCGCAGTCCCGGCAGGTCCGGCACGACGGGCACCACGCCCGGCCGCACCAGCCGCTGCGGCACGAAGGGGCCGCCGAACAGCCGCCGCTGCTCACCGGCCGACTCCCGCCGGAAGAGGAAGCCCGGACGCATCCGCACCACCCGCACTCCGGGGTGGTCGTGCTCGAAGCCGTCCAGCAGCCGTTCCACGTACGCCTTCTCCCGGCAGTACGCGGCGTCCGGCCGGCCGCCGTGGGTCGGCCACGACTCGTCCACGAAGCGGTCGTGCGGGCCGGGGGCGTAGGCGCCCACCGACGAGGCGTACACCAGCGCCGGCACCTCGGCCGCCGCCACCGCCCGCAGCACCCGGAGGGTGCCCAGCACATTGGTGCGCCACGTGGCCAGCGGATCCCGCATGGGCTGCATCAGCCAGGCCAGGTGGACCACGGCGTCGGCGCCCCGGAACAGCTCGGTCAGCCGCTCCTCGACGGCCCGCTCGGCCGGGTCCTCGGTGTCGCTCCGGGCCGCCGCGCCCGCGTCCCCGCCCCCGATGTCGGCGCTCGCCCACTCGGTCTTCGGCGGTGTCCACGACGGGACGCGTCGGACGACGCCCACCACCGAGGCGATGTGCGGGTCGTCGCCCAACCTCCGCACCACCGCGGTGCCGACGTTGCCGGTGGCTCCCAGCACCACCACCCGCAGGCCGGCGCGCGCGGCGCCGCCCGCGCCGTCCGTCGCGGCGCTCACCACCGGGCCCCCCGCCCGGTCGGTGCCGTCGCCCGGCGTCCTGCCGGCGGGCCCCCGTCCGCCGGTCGCGGGACCTCGTACCGCTCCTCGACCTTCACGCGTTCCTCCTCGCTCGGGGCGGCGTCGGGCGCCGTACCGCTCGGTCCGCCCGTCCCCGGGGCGGGACGGGCACGGAGATGGTGGGACGCGGAGTACCCGCCCGGTCGGCGGGAAAACGGACATTCACACGGTCCGGACGAGGGCGCGCGACGGTGCCGCGGGCACGACACCACCGGGCCACGAGAATCGTCCAAACCCCCACACAGGTGGTGTTTCCGCACCCGCTCGGGGGGTACTGCGCGAGATGCGGAAGGAGGGATGGTGCGGCATGCTGGTCGGTTTCCTGGCGCTGTCTCTGGGGTTACTGGGCTATCTGGCGGCGGCTCTGGTGACCGCCCGGGTGGCGTACGGCATGGAGCGCGCCCGGATCATCGAGGTGGAACGCGACTGGCACGCCGACGAGGACCCGGTCCAACGCTTCCGTGAGCAGGGCCAGTCGAGCGCCGCGCTGACGGGCTTCCTGTACGGCCTGGCCTGGCCGCTCGTGGTGCCGACGTACTTCTTCTACCGCTGCGCCGCCCTGGTGATCACGAGGAGGCCGCCGCCCACCCCGTACGAGCGCGCCCGGCGCGCCGAGCGGCTCGACACGCGCATCCGTGAGCTGGAGGAGTCGCTGGGGCTGCGGGGTCGCGCGCTGGACGAGAACGGACCACTGTCATGAACTGCTACGAGTGCCACACCCAGGACCGCGCCACCCCGGCCGTCGCGGTGTGCTCGCGCTGCCACGTCGGGCTGTGCCCCACCCACCTTCGGATCGAGGCGCGGACGGTCACCGAGCCCCGGGGCATGGGACGGGTCACCCAGGACCCCGAGGCCCGTCGGGCGCTGTGCGAGGTGTGCGCGCGGGCGGAGGGGTGACGGGCCGCCGGGACGACGGCCCGACACCCCGCCCGGCCGACGCGCCGTCGCCCGGCGTCCCGGCCGGCGGCCGGCGGCCCCACGAGCCCCCCAGAGCCCTGATCCCGACCCCGGTCCCGACCCCGGCCGGGATCACGAACACCCCGACGGGCTAGGCGGGACCGCGCCGCGGACGGACAACCGGCCACGCGGCATACGTACCGTTATGTACGCTCTGTTCCCTCACGCGTGGCCAACCCAGGAGTGTCCGTGCTGGTTCTGATCGCCGCTCACGCCGCCGTGGCCGCCCTCCTTCCCGCCCTCGCCCCGCGCCTCGGCCGTGCCGTGTGGTGGGTCGCCGCGCTGGTGCCGGCGGCCGCGCTGATCTGGGCCGTGGCGCTCACCCCCGCCGTCCTGGAGGGCGAGGAGACCGTCGAGCACTTCGACTGGGCCCCCTCCCTGGGCCTGGAGGTCGTCCTGCGGCTGGACGCGCTCTCGCTGCTGATGGTCTGTGTCGTCAGCGGCGTCGGCGCCGCCGTCCTGTGCTACGGAGCCCGCTACACCTCCGAGGGGCACGGCCGTGAGTCCGCGCTCCTGCTCGCCTTCGCCGGGGCGATGCTCGGCCTGGTCACCGCCGACAACCTGCTGCTGCTGTACGTCTTCTGGGAACTGACCACCGTGGTGTCGTTCCTGCTCATCGCGGGCCGCGGCCGGACCGAGGAGCACCGCGCCGCCGCCCAACAGGCCCTGATCGTCACCACCGGTGGCGGCCTGGCGATGCTGCTCGGCTTCGTCATGCTGGGCGAGACGGCCGGTACCTACCGGATCTCGGAACTGGTCGCCGACCCACCGACGGACGGTCACGTGTCCGCGGCGGTGGTGCTCGTCCTGGTCGGCGTCCTCACCAAGTCGGCCCAGATGCCCCTGCACGGCTGGCTGCCCGCCGCGATGGTGGCGCCGACCACGGTGAGCGCCTACCTCCACGCGGCGGCCATGGTCAAGGCCGGCGTCTACCTGACGGCCCGACTGGCGCCCGGCTTCGCCGACGTCGCCCCCTGGCGGCCCGTCGTCCTCGCCTTCGGCCTGGTGTCGCTGCTGTTCGGTGCCTGGCGCGCGCTGTGGGAGAGCGACCTCAAACGGATCCTGGCGTACGGCACCATCAGCGAACTCGGCCTGCTGCTGGTGCTGTTCGGCTACGGGTCCCGCAACGCCGCGCTCGCCGGCGAGGTGATGCTGCTGGCGCACGCCACCTTCAAGTCCGCGCTGTTCATGACCGCCGGGCTGGTGGAACACCACACCGGCACCCGCGACATCGACCGGCTGAGCGGGTTGGGCCGCAGCAGACCGGTCCTGCTGGCTCTGGCCGCCCTCGCCGCCGCCTCCATGGCCGGGCTGCCGCCCCTGGCGGGCTACCTGGGGCACGAGGCGTACTTCGACACCTTCTGGGAGGCGGCCCGCCACGGCGCGGGCACGGGCGAGCGGTGGACCCTGGCCGCCCTGATCGTGGGCTCGACGCTCACCGTCACCTACGCGGCCCGGTTCCTGTGGGGCGCCTTCGGGAACAGGCCGGGAGTAGCCCCCACCCCGGCCGGCGACCCCTCCCGGGACCGGGCCCCGGGCATGGCGGCGCCGATCGTGGTCCTGGTGGCGGCCACCTTGACACTGGGCGTGTGGTACCCCGGGACCGAGGCCCTCACCGAGCCCTACGCCCAACGGTTGCCGCTCCAGGGCGAGAAGCCCTACCACCTCGCCCTCTGGCACGGGGTGACCCCCGCCCTCGCGCTCTCCGTCGCCGCCCTGGCCGTCGGTCTCGCCCTCCACGCGGCGCGCCCCGCCCTGGCCGCGCTGCGCGACCGCTCGCCCCGCGCCCCCGACGCGCAGGAGGGCTACCGGAGGGCGAGCGGCGGACTGGAGGGGGCGGCGGTGTGGTTCACGCGCCGCACCCAGGTCGGTTCCCTGCCCGCCTACCTCACCGTGCTGTTGGTGTCGGTCCTGGTGGTGCCCGGCGTCGCCCTGCTGCTGCGCGACGCCCCGCTGCCCACCCCGCCCCTGTGGGCCTCCGCCGTCCAGGTGCCGCTGGGCGTGGTGGTCCTGACCGCCGCGGGCGTCCTCGCCCGGGTGCGCCGCAGGCTGTCCGCCGCCCTGCTGGCCGGTGCGGTCGGCTACGGGGTGGCCGGGTTCTTCCTGGTGCAGGGGGCGCCGGACCTGGCGCTCGCCCAGTTCCTCGTCGAGACGCTGACGTTGGTGATCATCGTGCTGGTGCTGCGCGGGCTGCCCGCCGAGTTCGGCGCCCGTCCCGGCTCGCGGCGGGCCCGTCGGCTGCGGCTGACGCTGTCCCTGGCCGGCGGTGCGCTCGTCGGCCTGCTCGCCGTGGTCGCCTCCGCGGCCCGGCGGGATCCGGCGGTGTCGGCGTACTACGTCGAGCACGTCAAGGAGGCGGGCTCCCACAACGTCGTCAACGCGATCATCGTCGACTTCCGGGCCATGGACACCCTCGTCGAGATCTCCGTGCTGCTGGTGACGGCCATCGGGGTGGCCGCTCTGATCGCCCTGCCGAGCGACGGCTCCGGCACGGGGGCCAGGAAGGGCATCCGGGCCCGGCCCCCGGCCGCCGACCGGTATCCGAGCACCGCCCGTTGGGGCGTGCCCCGGGAGCGGTGGCTGCCGGAGGCGGAGAGGATGCCCGACCACGACCGCTCGATGCTGCTGGAGGTCGTCACCCGGGTGCTGTTCCCGGCCGTCCTGGTGCTCTCGGTCTACCTGCTCTACTCGGGCCACCTGCGCCCCGGGGGCGGTTTCGCCGGAGGACTGGTGGCCGGTCAGGCCTTCGCCCTGCGCTACCTGGTGGGCGGCCGGGCCGACACCGCGTTCGCCGGACCGGTCGACCCCCGCGTCATCGCCGGGGCGGGGCTGGCCCTGGCCGCGGCCGCCGGGCTGGCCCCGGCCCTCTTCGGAGGATCGCCGCTGGCCACCGTGCCGCTGAGCCGGGACCTGCCGGTGCTCGGCCACGTCGAGGTGGCCACCAGCGTGGTCTTCGACACCGGGGTCTACCTGTTGGTCGTCGGGGTCTGCCTGAAGCTGCTGTCCGCGGTGGGGCCGGCGCAGGCGCCCGCCGGGGAGGCGGTCCGCGAGGACACCGGTCCCGGCGGGGCCTCCGCGCGGCCCGAGGCGGCCGGCGCGCCCGGCGGCCGAGCGCCCACCACGTCCGACGACCACGGGAGCGACCACCGATGACGACACCGGACCTGACGACGGCCGTGGTGGTGGGCGGACTCTTCGCCGTCGGTCTCCACCTGCTGCTGCAACGCTCCCTCACCCGGTTGCTGTTCGGCTTCCTCGTCCTCGGGCACGGGGCCAACCTGCTGGTGCTGCTGGCCGCCGGACCGCCGGGGGAACCGCCGATCACCGGGGAGGGACAGGACCCGGCCGCGTTCGCGGACCCACTGCCCCAGGCCATGGCCCTCACCGCGATCGTCATCACCTTCGGCATCACCGTCCTGTTGCTCGCCATGGTCTACCGGAGCTGGCGGCTGCTGGGGGACGACGAGGTCCGTGACGACGTCGAGGACCGCAGGCTGGGAGAGGAGACCGGGCGGCGATGATCGACTGGCTGCTGACCGCCCCCGTCCTGCTGCCCGTCCTGGTGGCGGGCCTCTCCCTGACCGTGTGGCGCAGTCCCGGAGCGCAACGCCTGTTGGGCGTCGGGGCGCTCACCGCGGTACTGGTGGACGCCGTCGCCCTGCTGTTCCTCACCGACCGGCGTGGCCCGCTGGTCCTCGACGTCGGCGACTGGCCGGCTCCGGCGGGCATCACCGTGGTGGCCGACAGGCTCTCCGCGCTGCTGCTGACCGTGGCGCTGGCGGTGGCGCTCGCCGTCCTGGTCTTCGCCGTGGGGCAGGGCTCGGCGGAGGGGCGGGGCACCGTGCAGGCGCCCTTCCACCCGTCCTACCTGCTGCTGGCGGCGGGCGTCTCCCTGGCGTTCCTCGCCGGGGACCTGTTCAACCTCTTCGTGGCCTTCGAGCTGATGCTCGCCGCCTCCTACGTGTTGATCAACCTGGACGCCGACGAGAACCGCATCCGGGCCGGGATGACCTACACCATCACCAGCCTGCTCTCCTCCCTGCTCTTCCTCACCGCCGTCGGGCTGATCTACGGGGCCACGGGCACGGTCAACCTGGCCGACCTGGGCAACCGGGTGCCCGACCTCCCCGAGGGCCTGCGGACCGTGTTCAGCCTGCTCCTGCTGATCGTGTTCGGGATCAAGGCGGCCATGGTGCCGTTGCACTTCTGGCTGCCCGACAGCTATCCCACCGCCCCGGCGCCCATCACCGCCGTGCTCGCCGCCCTGCTGACCAAGGTCGGCCTGTACGCGATGGTCCGCACTCAGACCCTCCTCTTCCCGCGCACCGAGCCCTGGACCCCGCTCCTGGTGGCCGCCGCCGTCACCCTGTTGGTGGGAGTGCTGGGCGCCGTCGCCCAACAGGACCTCAACCGGCTGCTCTCCTTCGTGCTGGTGGGCCACATCGGCTACATGCTCTTCGGGCTCTCCCTCTACTCCGTCACCGGCCTGGCCGGCACCGTCCTCTACGCCGTGCACCACATCGCCGTCCAGGCCGCGCTGTTCCTGATCGCCGGGCTGGTGGTGGGCTGGAGCGGCAGCGCGAAGCTGCCGAGGCTGGCGCGGGCCGCGCCGCCGCCCGGATGGCTGGCCGGAGTGTTCCTGATCGCCGCGCTCAGCCTCTCCGGCATTCCACCGCTGTCCGGGTTCGTGGCCAAACTCGTCCTGCTCCAGGCCGGGGCGGAGCAGGGCGGGGCGGCCGCTTTCACCCTGTTGGCCGCGGCCCTGCTCACCAGTCTGCTGACGCTGTACGCGATGGCCAGGGTGTGGCGAGCGGTGTTCGCCACCGGCTCCGGACGGCCGCCCGCCGTGCGACCGCGTGGCGCGGGGGTGCGGCTGATGGTCGGCGCCACCGTCGGGTCGGTGTTGATCGGCGTGCTGGTGGCGGTGGGCGCCGGACCGGTGGCCCGGGTCGGCGAGCGCGCCGCGCGGGACCTGATCGAACGTGACGCCTATCAGGAGGCCGTCCTCGGGCCGCGCTCCGAGGACGGGGCCGGGGCCGGGAACGGAACCGCCGACGTCGGAACCGACGCCGACCGCGAGGAACAGGAGAACCGATGACTCCGACGGACACCTCCGCCCACCGTGCCCCGGCCGGCGGCCTGCTGCGGCAGACCGCCCGCCGGTGGCCGGTGCTCCTGTGGCTGTGGCTGCTGTGGATCGTGCTGTGGGGATCGGTCGGACCGGTCGTGCTGCTGGCCGGGGCGGTGGTGGCGGTGTCGGTGACGGTGCTGTTCCCGCTGCCCCCGATCACCCACCGGGTGGCCGCCCACCCGGTGGGGGTGGCCGTGATGGCCGGGCACCTGTTGGCGGACCTGGTCGTCTCGGCCCTCACCG carries:
- a CDS encoding Na+/H+ antiporter subunit D → MIDWLLTAPVLLPVLVAGLSLTVWRSPGAQRLLGVGALTAVLVDAVALLFLTDRRGPLVLDVGDWPAPAGITVVADRLSALLLTVALAVALAVLVFAVGQGSAEGRGTVQAPFHPSYLLLAAGVSLAFLAGDLFNLFVAFELMLAASYVLINLDADENRIRAGMTYTITSLLSSLLFLTAVGLIYGATGTVNLADLGNRVPDLPEGLRTVFSLLLLIVFGIKAAMVPLHFWLPDSYPTAPAPITAVLAALLTKVGLYAMVRTQTLLFPRTEPWTPLLVAAAVTLLVGVLGAVAQQDLNRLLSFVLVGHIGYMLFGLSLYSVTGLAGTVLYAVHHIAVQAALFLIAGLVVGWSGSAKLPRLARAAPPPGWLAGVFLIAALSLSGIPPLSGFVAKLVLLQAGAEQGGAAAFTLLAAALLTSLLTLYAMARVWRAVFATGSGRPPAVRPRGAGVRLMVGATVGSVLIGVLVAVGAGPVARVGERAARDLIERDAYQEAVLGPRSEDGAGAGNGTADVGTDADREEQENR